In a single window of the Agrobacterium fabrum str. C58 genome:
- the queF gene encoding preQ(1) synthase, translating into MSVTDVSGLSQLGTKVDTPESPEKAVLEKVPNGNAGTDYVVRFTAPEFTSLCPMTGQPDFAHIVIDYIPGDFLVESKSLKLFLQSFRNHGAFHEDCSVYIAKRLVELLQPKWLRIGAYWYPRGGIPIDVFWQTGAAPEGVWLPDQGVAPYRGRG; encoded by the coding sequence ATGTCCGTGACGGATGTTTCCGGCCTGTCGCAGCTGGGCACGAAGGTTGATACGCCAGAGAGCCCGGAAAAGGCTGTTCTCGAAAAAGTGCCAAACGGCAATGCTGGCACCGATTATGTCGTGCGCTTCACCGCGCCCGAATTCACCTCGCTGTGCCCAATGACCGGCCAGCCGGATTTCGCCCATATCGTCATCGACTATATTCCGGGCGATTTTCTGGTGGAATCGAAGTCGCTGAAGCTGTTTCTGCAGTCTTTCCGCAATCATGGCGCATTCCACGAGGACTGCTCGGTCTATATTGCCAAGCGGCTGGTGGAGCTGCTGCAGCCGAAATGGCTGCGCATCGGCGCCTACTGGTATCCGCGCGGCGGCATTCCGATCGACGTGTTCTGGCAGACGGGAGCCGCCCCCGAAGGCGTATGGCTGCCGGATCAGGGCGTTGCACCGTATCGGGGTCGCGGCTGA
- a CDS encoding cation diffusion facilitator family transporter: MNNEGNALVRKLAFWGIPLSFGVLGLKLVAWWVTGSVALLSDGLESTVNVVAAFIAYFVIRYAQKPADDDHQFGHHKAEYISAVVEGVLIVVAALLIVQEAWGALFNPRLPEAPALGLAINAMAGVINAVWATILIRVGKKHSSPALAADGHHIMSDVVTSVGVLVGLVLALMTGYAILDPLLAILVAINILFQGSKVIIHSLGGLMDRAVEPEEDEAIKKAIAENSGGVIGVHDLRTRRAGSAAFIDFHVVVPASMTVQEAHDICDRLEDAIRDVIPGASLAIHVEPEGEKAHGVKVIV, from the coding sequence ATGAACAATGAAGGCAATGCGCTGGTCAGGAAGCTCGCATTCTGGGGCATCCCGCTTTCTTTCGGTGTACTCGGTCTCAAGCTCGTGGCCTGGTGGGTCACGGGCTCGGTAGCACTCCTGTCCGATGGTCTGGAATCGACGGTCAATGTGGTCGCAGCCTTCATCGCCTATTTCGTCATTCGTTACGCGCAGAAGCCGGCCGATGACGACCACCAGTTCGGCCACCACAAGGCGGAGTATATTTCCGCTGTCGTGGAAGGCGTGCTGATCGTCGTCGCTGCGCTTCTGATCGTGCAGGAGGCCTGGGGTGCTCTTTTCAATCCGAGGCTGCCGGAAGCACCGGCCCTCGGTCTGGCCATCAACGCCATGGCCGGCGTGATCAACGCGGTGTGGGCGACGATCCTGATCCGTGTTGGTAAAAAACATTCTTCACCCGCGCTTGCGGCTGACGGTCACCATATTATGTCTGACGTCGTGACCTCGGTCGGCGTTCTTGTCGGCCTCGTTCTGGCGCTGATGACGGGTTACGCCATTCTCGATCCGCTGCTTGCCATACTGGTCGCCATCAACATCCTGTTCCAGGGTTCCAAGGTCATTATTCATTCGCTTGGCGGGTTGATGGACCGGGCGGTGGAGCCGGAAGAGGACGAGGCGATCAAGAAGGCGATCGCCGAAAATTCAGGTGGCGTCATCGGCGTGCATGATCTGAGAACCCGCCGCGCCGGTTCGGCCGCCTTCATCGATTTCCATGTGGTCGTTCCCGCCAGCATGACGGTGCAGGAGGCGCATGATATTTGCGACCGCCTTGAAGATGCCATAAGGGACGTCATACCGGGCGCCAGCCTTGCCATTCACGTCGAGCCTGAGGGCGAAAAGGCGCATGGCGTCAAAGTCATCGTTTGA
- a CDS encoding glyoxalase superfamily protein, with the protein MVDAETQTFGEIGFERIFPIVRIFDEAKAREFYVDFLGFEVDWEHRFGENFPLYMQVSRAGMGLHLSGHHGDATPGSNIFVTMRGVHAFQKELVGKKYRFLNPGVEELPWGDVMEVIDPFGNRIRFCEQKDGD; encoded by the coding sequence GTGGTCGATGCCGAAACGCAAACCTTTGGGGAAATCGGCTTCGAGCGGATATTCCCGATCGTCAGAATTTTCGACGAGGCCAAGGCGAGGGAGTTTTATGTCGATTTTCTCGGTTTCGAGGTCGACTGGGAACATCGTTTTGGTGAAAACTTCCCGCTCTACATGCAGGTTTCGCGGGCCGGAATGGGGCTTCACCTCAGCGGCCATCACGGTGATGCGACACCGGGTTCCAACATCTTCGTGACCATGCGGGGCGTTCACGCCTTTCAGAAGGAACTGGTCGGCAAAAAATATCGCTTCCTCAATCCGGGCGTTGAAGAACTGCCCTGGGGCGATGTCATGGAAGTCATTGATCCGTTCGGCAACCGTATCCGTTTCTGCGAGCAAAAAGACGGGGATTGA
- a CDS encoding branched-chain amino acid ABC transporter substrate-binding protein: MKLKTLTSVTLAASFAFAPLAHAEIVIGLIAPLTGPVAAYGDQVKNGAQTAVSEINKKGGILGEQVVLKLADDGGEPKQGVSAANQLVAEGIHFVVGPVTSGVAIPASDVFAENGVLMVTPTATAPGLTNRGLSNVFRTCGRDDQQAEVAAKYVLANLKGKKIAIIHDKGAYGKGLADSFKATLNAGGVTEVLYDALTPGEKDLGALTARLKSDNADIVYFGGYHPEAGLLVRQLKDIGSKAAVIGGDGLSNSEFWNIGAKAGEGTIFTNASDALKNDDSKAAAEALKAANIPAEAFTLNAYAAVEVLKAGIEKAGSAKDSEAVAKVLKSGEAFPTAIGKVTYGDNGDLTSQAFSLFKWQDGKIVAAE; the protein is encoded by the coding sequence ATGAAACTGAAGACATTGACCAGCGTGACGCTCGCAGCGTCCTTCGCATTCGCACCCCTTGCCCATGCCGAAATCGTCATCGGCCTGATTGCGCCGCTCACCGGCCCCGTTGCTGCCTATGGCGACCAGGTCAAGAATGGCGCCCAGACGGCAGTCAGTGAAATCAATAAAAAGGGCGGCATCCTCGGCGAACAGGTCGTGCTGAAGCTCGCTGACGATGGCGGCGAGCCCAAGCAGGGCGTTTCCGCGGCCAACCAGCTGGTTGCCGAAGGCATTCATTTCGTCGTCGGTCCGGTGACATCGGGCGTTGCCATTCCGGCATCGGATGTCTTCGCCGAAAACGGCGTCCTGATGGTCACGCCGACGGCGACCGCGCCGGGACTGACCAATCGCGGTCTTTCCAACGTTTTCCGCACCTGCGGTCGTGATGACCAGCAGGCCGAGGTTGCGGCGAAATACGTTCTCGCCAACCTCAAGGGCAAGAAGATCGCCATCATTCACGACAAGGGCGCTTACGGTAAGGGTCTTGCCGATTCCTTCAAGGCGACGCTGAATGCCGGCGGCGTTACCGAAGTTCTCTACGATGCGCTGACACCTGGCGAAAAGGATCTCGGCGCGCTGACGGCCCGCCTGAAGTCCGACAATGCGGACATCGTCTATTTCGGCGGTTACCATCCGGAAGCTGGTCTTCTGGTTCGCCAGCTGAAGGATATCGGCTCCAAGGCTGCCGTCATCGGCGGTGATGGCCTGTCGAACAGCGAATTCTGGAACATCGGCGCGAAGGCCGGCGAAGGCACGATCTTCACCAACGCTTCCGACGCCCTGAAGAACGATGATTCCAAGGCCGCTGCCGAAGCCCTGAAGGCCGCCAACATTCCGGCTGAAGCCTTCACGCTCAACGCCTATGCCGCCGTCGAAGTCTTGAAGGCCGGTATCGAAAAGGCCGGCAGCGCCAAGGATTCCGAGGCGGTCGCCAAGGTTCTGAAAAGCGGCGAGGCTTTCCCGACCGCAATCGGCAAGGTCACCTATGGTGACAATGGCGACCTGACCTCGCAGGCCTTCTCGCTCTTCAAGTGGCAGGACGGCAAGATCGTCGCAGCCGAATAA
- a CDS encoding DUF3095 domain-containing protein, with product MIAADEEFLTGLPVFRHFEDVADPALYRALPPGWGLAIADIVDSTAAIGTGRYKAVNMAGAAVISGVSNSLGRHDLPFVFGGDGAAVAVPPHGLPVARTALSNVQRWVKDDLDLAMRVALVPVEDIRKNGFDIRVARFQASEDVSYAMFSGGGNSWAETRMKEGQYALPVAEAGERPDLTGLSCRWNPIPTNHGKVVSIIAVPGPSRDMSAFRQLVIDLVDLAEQDARHGHPVPEDGPKLGFVREGLGLEARAGAAYHDVWGKTRRSLRILGENLLVNFLGVTGLSLGRFSAAHYRRSVASNTDFRKFDDGLKMTVDIDITRLEKIRSRLEAGRLSGSCYYGLHEQDAALMTCIVPSPLSKDHMHFVDGADGGYAAAASRLKAQMQAAAAN from the coding sequence ATGATCGCAGCAGATGAAGAGTTTCTGACGGGCCTTCCCGTCTTCCGGCATTTTGAAGACGTGGCAGACCCGGCGCTTTACCGCGCCCTGCCGCCGGGTTGGGGGCTGGCCATTGCCGATATCGTTGATTCGACCGCGGCAATCGGCACCGGCCGATACAAGGCCGTAAACATGGCAGGTGCCGCGGTCATATCAGGCGTATCGAACAGCTTGGGCCGTCATGACCTGCCCTTCGTTTTCGGTGGCGATGGCGCCGCCGTTGCCGTGCCGCCCCATGGCCTGCCGGTTGCACGCACCGCCCTTTCGAATGTGCAGCGCTGGGTGAAGGACGATCTCGACCTTGCGATGCGTGTGGCGCTGGTTCCCGTCGAGGATATTCGCAAGAACGGTTTCGATATTCGCGTCGCCCGCTTTCAGGCAAGCGAGGATGTTTCCTACGCCATGTTTTCGGGCGGCGGCAACAGCTGGGCGGAAACGCGGATGAAGGAAGGGCAATATGCCCTGCCCGTAGCCGAAGCAGGCGAGCGGCCGGACCTCACGGGACTTTCCTGTCGCTGGAACCCCATTCCCACAAACCACGGCAAGGTGGTGTCGATCATCGCCGTGCCGGGCCCCTCGCGGGACATGTCGGCCTTTCGACAACTGGTCATCGATCTCGTCGATCTCGCAGAGCAGGATGCAAGACACGGTCACCCTGTCCCCGAAGATGGGCCGAAACTCGGTTTCGTGCGTGAGGGTCTTGGCCTCGAGGCCCGTGCCGGCGCTGCCTATCACGATGTCTGGGGAAAGACGCGCCGTTCGCTTCGTATTCTCGGCGAAAACCTGCTTGTCAATTTCCTCGGTGTAACTGGACTATCGCTCGGACGGTTCAGCGCCGCGCATTACCGGCGTTCGGTCGCCAGCAACACCGATTTCAGGAAATTCGACGACGGCCTGAAAATGACTGTCGATATCGATATTACACGGCTCGAAAAAATCCGCTCAAGGCTGGAAGCGGGCCGCCTCTCGGGGAGCTGTTATTATGGCCTGCACGAGCAGGATGCCGCATTGATGACCTGTATCGTGCCCTCTCCGCTTTCGAAGGATCACATGCATTTCGTCGATGGCGCCGATGGCGGCTATGCCGCTGCGGCAAGCCGCCTCAAGGCGCAGATGCAGGCCGCGGCGGCGAACTGA
- a CDS encoding ArsR/SmtB family transcription factor, whose protein sequence is MDNQSLSEHSIAAADLLSAMANPKRLMILCTLVDTEVPVGVLASQVGLSQSALSQHLSKLRAQRLVKTRRDAQTIYYSSNSESVKKILASLEDIYCQAQKSSKTAA, encoded by the coding sequence ATGGATAATCAATCTCTGTCGGAACATAGCATCGCGGCTGCAGACTTGCTCTCAGCGATGGCGAACCCTAAGCGCCTGATGATCTTGTGCACGCTGGTGGATACGGAAGTGCCTGTTGGTGTTCTCGCTTCACAGGTTGGTCTCAGTCAGTCTGCTCTTTCGCAGCATTTGTCGAAATTGCGTGCCCAGCGACTGGTGAAGACACGACGGGATGCGCAGACCATCTATTATTCCAGCAACTCCGAATCCGTGAAGAAGATCCTCGCTTCACTTGAGGACATCTACTGCCAGGCGCAGAAGAGCAGCAAAACAGCGGCTTAA